One Hevea brasiliensis isolate MT/VB/25A 57/8 chromosome 5, ASM3005281v1, whole genome shotgun sequence genomic region harbors:
- the LOC131180217 gene encoding transcriptional regulator TAC1-like has protein sequence MDVNQSSIGKSDEQMMWSLDDHWGSGIARSYICSFCKKGFSNAQALGGHMNIHRKDRAKLREASDENLLSLDITKSMNPANPADHPHQVSEDKNLLVLESSEEGSSVPKTSYSLSLEDDAGTPGNKGATFSADAKVGNWPDGDEDKNMQLSHRPTAQIIELDLELRLGPEPHETSSTRNTREFF, from the coding sequence ATGGATGTTAATCAATCTAGCATTGGAAAGTCTGACGAGCAAATGATGTGGAGCTTAGATGACCATTGGGGTTCAGGTATTGCGAGGTCTTATATTTGTTCTTTCTGCAAGAAAGGCTTCTCAAACGCACAGGCATTAGGAGGTCACATGAATATCCATAGAAAAGATAGAGCAAAGCTTAGAGAAGCCTCTGATGAAAACCTGCTTTCCTTGGACATCACAAAGTCGATGAATCCTGCTAATCCTGCTGATCATCCTCATCAAGTTTCTGAAGACAAAAATCTTCTTGTATTAGAATCTAGCGAAGAAGGAAGCAGTGTCCCTAAGACATCCTATTCTCTTTCTTTAGAAGATGACGCTGGAACTCCTGGAAACAAAGGCGCAACCTTTTCAGCAGATGCGAAGGTGGGTAATTGGCCTGATGGTGATGAAGATAAGAATATGCAATTGAGCCATCGACCCACGGCACAGATCATCGAACTAGACCTGGAGCTTAGGTTAGGGCCCGAGCCTCATGAAACATCATCAACGAGGAATACCAGAGAATTCTTCTGA